A part of Thermoflexus hugenholtzii JAD2 genomic DNA contains:
- a CDS encoding anti-sigma factor family protein, producing the protein MFLRFRFDEHQWVRERLSLYLDGRLDPEARARVERHLAACAACARSWETLRWTVQALRAMPRVPAPRPLALRPEDIIPAPRPVGWLRRAAWAMAAVLLLVLGLDLAWTMGQEAAPFPTASVPMAPAEAPALRAPKAEEATPAPLFGLAVPSETPVASPTPIPPAPAPSPPAPPLWPSPWRLIEALLLLGILGALALDRWGRRPR; encoded by the coding sequence ATGTTTCTTCGATTCCGGTTCGACGAGCATCAGTGGGTCCGGGAGCGGCTCTCGCTCTATCTGGACGGCCGCCTGGATCCCGAGGCACGGGCGCGGGTGGAGCGCCACCTGGCCGCATGCGCCGCGTGCGCCCGGTCATGGGAGACCCTGCGATGGACGGTGCAGGCCCTCCGGGCCATGCCGCGGGTCCCGGCGCCCCGTCCTCTCGCGCTGCGGCCGGAGGACATCATCCCGGCTCCCCGCCCGGTCGGGTGGCTCCGGCGAGCCGCCTGGGCCATGGCGGCGGTGCTCCTCCTCGTGCTGGGCCTGGATCTCGCGTGGACGATGGGGCAGGAAGCTGCTCCATTCCCCACGGCTTCGGTCCCCATGGCCCCTGCGGAGGCGCCGGCGCTGCGCGCCCCGAAGGCGGAGGAGGCCACCCCCGCGCCGCTATTCGGCCTCGCGGTCCCTTCAGAAACCCCCGTGGCGTCCCCGACGCCGATTCCCCCGGCGCCTGCGCCTTCTCCCCCCGCGCCGCCCCTCTGGCCCTCGCCGTGGCGGCTGATCGAGGCCCTCCTGCTGCTGGGGATCCTGGGGGCCCTGGCCCTGGACCGCTGGGGACGGCGCCCTCGATAG
- a CDS encoding ABC transporter ATP-binding protein, with translation MLRVEGLRVAYGERVVIPGLSFTVAPGQALGLIGPNGAGKTTVIRALSGVLPLQGGTIFWETVPLHTLPPEQRARWVAVVPQGATLPEAFTGEEVVAFGRTPYHPWWGPLADLDHLPIARAMIRTDTQAFAERRVGTLSGGERQRLLLARAFAQTPQILLLDEAFAHLDLKYQVRLLRMIRRLLQEEGMAGVLAIHDLHLAARFCDQLLLLREGRALAGGPPEVVLQPALLEAAYGIPMRVERHPEAGWLIWPEL, from the coding sequence ATGCTGCGCGTCGAGGGACTCCGGGTGGCGTATGGGGAGCGGGTGGTGATCCCGGGGTTGAGCTTCACGGTGGCGCCGGGGCAGGCCCTGGGGTTGATCGGCCCCAACGGGGCCGGCAAGACGACGGTGATCCGGGCCTTAAGCGGCGTGCTCCCGCTTCAGGGCGGGACGATCTTCTGGGAGACAGTGCCCCTGCACACCCTGCCGCCGGAGCAACGCGCCCGCTGGGTGGCGGTGGTCCCCCAGGGGGCGACGTTGCCGGAGGCCTTCACCGGCGAGGAGGTCGTCGCCTTCGGGCGAACCCCCTATCATCCCTGGTGGGGCCCCCTCGCGGATCTGGATCATCTCCCGATCGCCCGGGCGATGATCCGCACCGACACGCAGGCCTTCGCGGAGCGCCGGGTGGGAACCCTCTCGGGAGGAGAGCGGCAACGCCTCCTGCTCGCCCGGGCCTTCGCCCAGACCCCCCAGATCCTGTTGCTGGACGAGGCCTTCGCCCACCTGGACCTGAAGTATCAGGTCCGCCTGCTGCGCATGATCCGCCGCCTGCTGCAGGAAGAAGGGATGGCGGGGGTGCTGGCGATCCACGATCTGCATCTGGCGGCGCGATTCTGCGACCAGCTGCTTCTGCTCCGGGAGGGCCGGGCCCTCGCCGGGGGTCCGCCCGAGGTGGTGCTCCAGCCCGCGCTGCTGGAAGCCGCCTACGGGATCCCAATGCGGGTGGAACGCCACCCGGAGGCCGGCTGGCTGATCTGGCCTGAGCTATGA
- the cmk gene encoding (d)CMP kinase — MGTPLRIAIDGPAASGKSTLAQRLAAHLGYTYIDTGVMYRAVTWAALRRGISPEDAEALTHLAESLDLDIQRPTVADGRPYTVIVEGEDVTWELRRPEVDAAVSQVSAHPGVRQALSQRQRQLGLRGRVVMVGRDIGTVVLPEADLKIYLDADLETRARRRYQELRERGQAVSFEEVLEAMRQRDALDQGREVAPLRPAPDAVVLDTTALDIEEVFQKVVALIEARCREGSRVAR, encoded by the coding sequence ATGGGGACGCCGTTGCGGATCGCCATTGATGGGCCGGCCGCCTCCGGGAAGAGCACCCTGGCCCAGCGGCTGGCAGCCCATCTCGGCTACACCTACATCGACACCGGGGTGATGTATCGGGCGGTCACCTGGGCCGCCCTGCGCCGGGGGATCTCCCCGGAGGACGCCGAGGCCCTTACCCACCTGGCGGAGAGCCTGGATCTGGACATTCAGCGCCCCACGGTAGCGGATGGCCGTCCTTACACGGTGATCGTGGAGGGTGAGGACGTCACGTGGGAGTTGCGGCGACCGGAGGTGGACGCCGCCGTCTCCCAGGTTTCTGCCCATCCCGGCGTCCGCCAGGCCCTGAGCCAGCGGCAGCGTCAGCTGGGGTTGCGGGGACGCGTGGTGATGGTCGGCCGGGACATCGGCACCGTCGTCCTCCCGGAGGCGGATCTGAAGATCTACCTGGACGCGGATCTGGAGACCCGGGCGCGACGGCGATATCAGGAGCTCCGGGAACGGGGGCAGGCGGTTTCCTTCGAGGAGGTCCTGGAAGCCATGCGGCAGCGGGACGCGCTGGATCAAGGGCGGGAGGTGGCGCCCCTCCGCCCGGCCCCCGACGCGGTCGTCCTGGACACCACCGCCCTGGACATCGAGGAAGTGTTCCAGAAGGTGGTGGCGCTCATCGAGGCCCGATGCCGGGAGGGCTCCCGTGTGGCGCGTTGA
- a CDS encoding LacI family DNA-binding transcriptional regulator: MGKPRRAPTAEDVARLAGVSRTTVSLVLNGVVGVRIPEETRRRVREAAARLGYRPHAAARHLVRGRAEVIALVLRQTPDQVFADAFLPEVLRGLSRVLRKAGFHLLIFPLSPDHPPEETVALLQERRVDGLILSGPRFEDREWLARWSQETPVVLLGRLSDTPIPSVDVDNVQAAAEAVRHLIRLGHRRIGLITNAPLSYTASYERWLGYRQALEEAGLLYEEAWVAFGAFTPASGAAAMEQLLRLPDPPTAVFAASDVVAFGALQTIRRHGLRVPQDIAIVGFDDVPLSAYVDPPLTTVHLPAEELGLHAGHLLLRWIEEGRPPTQEIRLATGLIIRQSCGAGGGA, from the coding sequence ATGGGGAAGCCTCGGCGGGCTCCGACGGCGGAGGATGTGGCCCGTCTGGCGGGGGTCTCCCGCACCACGGTCTCGCTGGTGCTCAATGGGGTGGTGGGCGTTCGGATCCCGGAGGAGACCCGTCGGCGGGTGCGGGAGGCGGCGGCGCGCTTGGGCTATCGCCCGCACGCGGCGGCCCGGCATCTGGTGCGCGGGCGCGCGGAGGTGATCGCCCTGGTGCTCCGCCAGACCCCCGATCAGGTCTTCGCCGATGCCTTCCTCCCCGAGGTCCTCCGCGGCCTGAGCCGCGTGCTGCGAAAGGCGGGCTTTCATCTATTGATCTTCCCCCTCTCCCCGGATCACCCCCCCGAGGAGACGGTGGCGTTGCTTCAGGAGCGCCGGGTAGATGGGCTGATCCTCTCTGGGCCTCGCTTTGAGGATCGGGAGTGGCTGGCGCGCTGGAGCCAGGAGACCCCCGTCGTCCTCCTGGGCCGCCTGAGCGATACCCCGATCCCCTCCGTGGATGTGGACAACGTTCAGGCCGCGGCGGAGGCGGTTCGCCATTTAATCCGCCTGGGCCACCGGCGCATCGGGCTGATCACCAACGCCCCCCTCTCCTACACCGCGAGCTACGAGCGCTGGCTGGGTTATCGCCAGGCCCTGGAGGAAGCCGGTCTCCTCTACGAGGAGGCATGGGTCGCCTTCGGCGCCTTCACCCCCGCCAGCGGCGCGGCAGCCATGGAGCAGCTGCTCCGGCTTCCGGATCCCCCCACAGCGGTCTTCGCGGCCAGCGATGTGGTGGCCTTCGGGGCTCTGCAGACCATCCGGCGCCACGGCCTGCGCGTCCCCCAGGACATTGCCATCGTGGGCTTCGACGATGTTCCCCTCTCCGCTTACGTGGATCCCCCGTTGACCACCGTGCACCTGCCGGCGGAGGAGCTGGGGCTCCATGCCGGCCATCTGCTCCTTCGGTGGATCGAGGAGGGAAGGCCTCCCACGCAGGAGATCCGGCTGGCCACCGGGCTGATCATCCGTCAATCCTGTGGCGCAGGAGGTGGAGCATGA
- a CDS encoding PHP-associated domain-containing protein, with translation MWRVELHAHTRYSPDSLLELEEFLEACQRRGLDRVAVTDHNTIEGALRLKEKAPEWIIIGEEIRTREGEVLAYFIEREIPKGLPLLETIERIREQGGVVALPHPCDRARGSAVGRRTAEAILPLVDAVEVFNARCLFPGDNACAAALAARFGKPGFSGSDAHTAWELGRAWTALPPFEDAEGFRQALQHARPTRRLSPPWVHLLSTWAKWRRRLS, from the coding sequence GTGTGGCGCGTTGAGCTGCATGCTCATACCCGCTACTCCCCCGACAGCCTCTTGGAACTGGAGGAGTTCCTGGAGGCCTGCCAACGCCGGGGGCTGGATCGGGTGGCGGTGACGGATCACAACACCATTGAAGGGGCGCTGCGGCTGAAGGAGAAGGCGCCGGAGTGGATCATCATTGGGGAGGAAATCCGGACCCGGGAAGGCGAGGTGCTGGCCTACTTCATCGAGCGGGAGATCCCCAAGGGCCTTCCCCTGCTGGAGACCATCGAGCGGATCCGGGAGCAGGGCGGGGTGGTGGCCCTCCCCCATCCATGCGATCGGGCCCGGGGCTCGGCGGTGGGCCGGCGGACGGCGGAGGCTATCCTTCCCCTGGTCGATGCGGTGGAGGTCTTCAACGCGCGGTGCCTCTTCCCCGGCGACAACGCCTGCGCGGCGGCGCTGGCGGCCCGTTTCGGCAAGCCGGGGTTCTCCGGGAGCGACGCCCACACCGCCTGGGAGCTCGGGCGGGCGTGGACGGCACTGCCGCCCTTCGAGGACGCGGAGGGCTTCCGGCAGGCCCTGCAACATGCGCGCCCCACCCGCCGCCTCAGCCCTCCCTGGGTGCACCTGCTCTCCACGTGGGCCAAATGGAGGCGCCGCCTCTCATAG
- a CDS encoding ABC transporter substrate-binding protein, producing MKRIGLALVILMLALSACVPAATPTPERIVETRVVERTVEVEKTVEVTKVIPTLTVIGPWAGAEMDQFLPVLKAAEEKLGMKIQYRIYRAEDLSQVLPPQFEAKQAPGDVIFMWEWWVRENKDHAVDLTDLWQKEANQFVLQPTTVDGRVYAVPYVLFVKPGFWYKKSFFQKHNLQPPTTWEEFLALLDKISAIPGIKKAIITGDGVGWPISDIVEHFLITFGGPELQQNLIAGKVRFTDPQVRSIFAERLVPLLGKYFSDPVEWTQAIDLWWNEEYGLFFMGNWLTGMVKDPNDLGVFTLPGARGVVGGTDWAFIPKYSENVEAAKQLIAFMISKEGMEVRAKQGGKLASRKDIPPDVYPPADRALAEALAKVEQPTVPDLDDAVGGDWQRLFWDQMKLLWVRPQALDSVLRQLDAKFPTK from the coding sequence ATGAAGCGCATCGGTCTGGCCCTCGTGATCTTGATGCTCGCGCTGAGCGCATGCGTGCCGGCGGCCACCCCCACCCCCGAACGCATCGTAGAAACCCGGGTGGTGGAGCGGACAGTCGAAGTAGAGAAAACCGTCGAGGTCACCAAAGTGATCCCCACCCTGACGGTCATCGGCCCGTGGGCGGGGGCGGAGATGGACCAGTTCCTCCCGGTCCTCAAGGCCGCGGAGGAGAAGCTGGGCATGAAGATCCAGTATCGGATCTACCGCGCCGAGGACCTCTCCCAGGTCCTGCCGCCCCAATTTGAGGCGAAGCAGGCCCCGGGCGATGTGATCTTCATGTGGGAGTGGTGGGTCCGGGAGAACAAGGACCACGCCGTGGACCTCACGGATCTGTGGCAGAAGGAGGCGAACCAGTTCGTCCTCCAGCCCACCACCGTGGACGGCCGGGTCTACGCCGTCCCCTATGTCCTGTTTGTGAAGCCGGGCTTCTGGTATAAGAAGTCCTTCTTCCAGAAGCACAACCTGCAGCCGCCGACCACCTGGGAGGAGTTCCTGGCCCTCCTGGACAAGATCTCGGCGATCCCCGGGATCAAGAAGGCGATCATCACCGGCGACGGCGTGGGCTGGCCGATCTCAGACATCGTGGAGCACTTCCTGATCACCTTCGGCGGGCCGGAGCTCCAGCAGAACCTCATCGCCGGCAAGGTCCGCTTCACCGACCCCCAGGTTCGATCCATTTTCGCCGAGCGGCTGGTGCCCCTCCTCGGCAAATACTTCAGCGATCCGGTGGAGTGGACCCAGGCCATCGACCTCTGGTGGAACGAGGAATACGGCCTGTTCTTCATGGGGAACTGGCTGACCGGCATGGTGAAGGATCCCAACGATCTGGGGGTCTTCACCCTGCCCGGAGCCCGTGGCGTGGTGGGCGGGACGGACTGGGCCTTCATCCCCAAATACAGCGAGAACGTGGAGGCGGCCAAGCAGCTGATCGCCTTCATGATCAGCAAGGAGGGGATGGAGGTCCGGGCCAAACAGGGCGGCAAGCTGGCCAGCCGGAAGGACATCCCCCCGGACGTCTACCCGCCGGCGGACCGTGCCCTGGCGGAGGCGCTGGCCAAAGTGGAGCAGCCGACGGTGCCGGACCTGGATGACGCCGTGGGTGGCGACTGGCAGCGCCTGTTCTGGGATCAGATGAAGCTCCTCTGGGTCCGCCCCCAGGCCCTGGACAGCGTGCTCCGGCAGCTGGATGCCAAGTTCCCCACGAAGTGA
- a CDS encoding RNA polymerase sigma factor: MSASLPPAEEGRLIEAARSGDLEAFNTLIRAYQDRLYNVAFRIMGDHDSAWDAVQEALISAFRGIRGFRGGSFLAWLMRIVTHACYDELRRRRRRPQASLEALFVADQTPETEMTLPPVEGPEFYAERRELAELLHRAIQTLPEDQRIVLVLSDIEGYSYEEISGILGVPLGTVKSRLSRARMRVRDILLAHRELLPGKARP, translated from the coding sequence ATGAGCGCCTCCCTCCCTCCTGCTGAAGAGGGCCGGCTGATCGAGGCCGCCCGGTCCGGCGACCTGGAGGCCTTCAACACCCTCATCCGGGCCTATCAGGACCGTCTTTACAACGTAGCCTTCCGGATCATGGGCGATCACGATTCCGCCTGGGACGCGGTGCAGGAGGCCTTGATCTCGGCCTTCCGGGGGATCCGGGGGTTCCGCGGGGGATCCTTCCTCGCCTGGCTGATGCGCATCGTCACCCACGCCTGCTACGATGAGCTGCGCCGCCGGCGCCGCCGGCCTCAGGCCTCTCTGGAAGCCTTGTTCGTGGCCGATCAAACCCCGGAGACGGAGATGACCCTGCCCCCGGTGGAGGGGCCGGAGTTCTACGCGGAGCGCCGGGAGCTGGCGGAGCTCCTCCACCGGGCGATCCAGACCCTCCCGGAGGATCAACGCATCGTCCTGGTGCTCTCCGACATCGAGGGATATTCCTATGAGGAGATCTCAGGGATCCTGGGGGTGCCCCTGGGGACCGTCAAATCGCGCCTGAGCCGGGCCCGGATGCGGGTCCGAGACATCCTGCTCGCCCACCGGGAACTTCTGCCCGGCAAGGCTCGTCCATAA
- a CDS encoding glycosyltransferase family 2 protein — MRLSVIIPVYNERATIREILRQVRAVGLADEIIVVDDGSTDGTREILQEEARNGDIRVIFHERNMGKGAAVRTGIAHATGDILLIQDADLEYDPRDYPQLIRPIQEGRAAVVYGSRFLGPRKAMLFWHMIGNKFLTLVTNLLYDAILSDMETGYKVFRADVIRNIPLRARGFEFEPEITAKILKRGYRIFEVPISYYGREFKEGKKIRPLRDGLKALWTLIKYRFTD; from the coding sequence GTGCGCCTTTCGGTGATCATACCCGTTTACAACGAGCGGGCCACCATCCGGGAGATCCTGAGACAGGTGCGGGCGGTGGGCCTGGCGGACGAGATCATCGTGGTGGACGATGGCTCCACCGACGGGACGCGGGAGATCCTCCAGGAGGAAGCCCGCAACGGGGATATCCGGGTGATCTTCCACGAGCGGAACATGGGGAAGGGGGCGGCGGTGCGGACCGGCATCGCCCACGCCACGGGGGACATCCTCCTGATCCAGGACGCCGATCTGGAGTATGATCCGCGAGACTACCCTCAGCTGATCCGCCCGATTCAGGAGGGACGGGCGGCGGTGGTCTACGGCTCCCGCTTCCTGGGCCCGCGCAAGGCCATGCTCTTCTGGCACATGATCGGCAACAAGTTCCTCACCCTGGTGACCAACCTGCTCTACGACGCCATCCTGAGCGATATGGAGACCGGCTACAAGGTGTTCCGCGCCGACGTGATCCGGAACATCCCGCTGCGGGCCCGGGGGTTCGAGTTCGAGCCGGAGATCACCGCCAAGATCCTCAAGCGGGGCTACCGCATCTTCGAGGTCCCCATCTCCTACTACGGGCGGGAGTTCAAAGAGGGCAAGAAGATCCGTCCCCTGCGCGACGGCCTGAAGGCCCTGTGGACCCTCATCAAATACCGGTTCACGGATTAG
- a CDS encoding glycosyltransferase — translation MRLALITGEYPPLPGGVGDYTRELARALQARGHTVAVWTDRRGVGEAGSPVPVHRVVRRWDLTAWWALGRSLRAWRPEGVLLQYQAAAYGLGGAMNLWPALARRWIGDAPLVVTFHDLRVPYLFPKAGPLREWSMRFLARAANGVIVTNHEDELRLRAQGLRALWRIPIGSNIQPPPNLPDPTEARRRLGLPVDRPLVGFFGFLHPSKGFDVLLEAIAALRREGVRIGLVHIGASVAPSDPSQRGYAAACRQRIQELGLADAVWETGYRPPEEISLAFAAVEVCALPYRDGVSFRRGTLMAALAHGRAVVSTFPRVPIPELREGENIFLIPPEDPAALARALGRVLAEPEMRARLEEGARRLAEIFAWERIAAQVEEVFRALRAR, via the coding sequence TTGCGGCTGGCGCTGATCACCGGTGAATACCCACCGCTCCCCGGCGGGGTGGGGGATTACACCCGCGAGCTGGCCCGGGCCCTGCAGGCCCGGGGGCACACGGTGGCGGTGTGGACGGACCGGCGGGGCGTGGGAGAGGCCGGCTCCCCGGTGCCGGTCCATCGGGTGGTGCGCCGGTGGGACCTCACCGCCTGGTGGGCGCTGGGGCGCTCCCTGCGGGCTTGGCGGCCGGAGGGAGTGCTGCTGCAGTATCAGGCCGCCGCCTACGGGCTGGGCGGGGCGATGAACCTGTGGCCGGCCCTCGCCCGACGCTGGATCGGCGACGCGCCCCTCGTGGTCACCTTTCACGACCTCCGGGTCCCCTATCTCTTCCCGAAGGCCGGCCCGCTCCGGGAGTGGAGCATGCGCTTCCTGGCCCGCGCCGCCAACGGGGTGATCGTCACCAACCACGAGGACGAGCTCCGGCTGCGCGCCCAGGGCCTCCGGGCCCTCTGGCGGATCCCCATCGGCAGCAACATCCAGCCTCCTCCCAACCTCCCGGATCCCACAGAGGCCCGGCGGCGGCTGGGGCTTCCCGTTGACCGGCCGCTGGTGGGCTTCTTCGGCTTTCTTCATCCATCGAAAGGCTTCGATGTGTTGCTGGAGGCCATCGCCGCGCTCCGCCGGGAGGGGGTGAGGATCGGCCTGGTGCACATCGGGGCATCGGTGGCCCCCAGCGATCCCAGCCAGCGGGGTTACGCGGCGGCCTGTCGCCAGCGGATCCAGGAGCTGGGGCTGGCGGATGCGGTGTGGGAAACCGGCTACCGTCCGCCCGAGGAGATCTCCCTGGCCTTTGCCGCGGTGGAGGTCTGCGCCCTGCCCTATCGGGACGGCGTCTCCTTCCGTCGCGGCACCCTGATGGCCGCCCTGGCCCACGGACGGGCGGTGGTCAGCACCTTCCCACGGGTCCCAATCCCCGAGCTGCGGGAGGGGGAGAACATCTTCCTAATTCCTCCGGAGGATCCGGCGGCCCTGGCGCGGGCCCTGGGCCGGGTGCTGGCGGAGCCAGAGATGCGCGCCCGTTTGGAGGAGGGGGCGCGACGGCTAGCCGAAATCTTCGCCTGGGAGCGCATCGCCGCGCAGGTGGAGGAAGTCTTCCGGGCGCTGCGCGCTCGCTGA